In Carassius gibelio isolate Cgi1373 ecotype wild population from Czech Republic chromosome B17, carGib1.2-hapl.c, whole genome shotgun sequence, a single window of DNA contains:
- the LOC127976349 gene encoding transmembrane protein 151B-like, whose protein sequence is MSPPASAATASESSTTTVFEDDPDGTREEQRPVNQSLSKSMCREVFWKCLLLSLLMYGCMGAMVWCQVTKVTRLSFDSAYKGKSMMYHDSPCSDGYIYIPLAFLIMLYVIYLVECWHCHAKNELQYKVHVEGIYERVQRMQQAKPCIWWKAISYHYVRRTRQVTRYRNGDAYTTTQVYHERVNTHVAEAEFDYSHCGVKDVSKQLADLEKSAITKLRFTKCFSFANVESENSYLTQRARFFTDNEGLDDYMEAREGMHLKNVDFKEYMIAFSNPDHHPWYISNYVFWTAAFLTLSWPLRVLTEYRTAYVHYRVEKLFGADYIPVTPCDERPYCRRIPRVNTIDSTELEWHIRSNQQLVPSYSEAGLMDLAQRSGGVRQNCERCHRAISSSSVFSRSALSICNGSPRIPFSGSRFSMGRLYGSRRSCFWRSGSGSMDEPESPSENTRCLSGRISVDEEDPPPYQDALYFPVLIVHCNESCPNHRSFHRNSSCVETSL, encoded by the exons ATGTCCCCTCCAGCATCCGCTGCGACAGCCAGTGAGAGCAGCACCACCACTGTGTTCGAGGACGACCCAGACGGCACTAGAGAGGAG CAGAGACCTGTGAATCAGTCACTGAGCAAGTCCATGTGCAGAGAGGTGTTCTGGAAATGCCTGCTGCTGTCTCTGCTCATGTACGGCTGCATGGGAGCCATGGTGTGGTGCCAAGTCACTAAGGTCACACGGTTGAGCTTTGACAGTGCCTACAAAGGGAAGTCCATGATGTATCATGACAGTCCCTGCTCTGATGGCTACATCTACATCCCCCTGGCCTTCCTCATCATGCTTTATGTCATATACCTGGTGGAGTGCTGGCACTGCCATGCCAAAAATGAGCTTCAGTATAAAGTCCACGTGGAGGGGATTTACGAAAGAGTCCAGAGGATGCAGCAGGCCAAGCCTTGCATCTGGTGGAAGGCGATCAGCTACCACTACGTTCGGCGGACGCGGCAAGTCACGAGGTACCGCAACGGCGACGCGTACACAACCACACAGGTGTATCACGAGAGGGTGAACACACACGTAGCCGAGGCGGAGTTCGACTACAGCCACTGTGGAGTTAAGGATGTCTCCAAGCAGCTAGCTGATCTGGAAAAGTCAGCCATCACCAAACTGAGGTTCACCAAGTGCTTTAGCTTCGCCAACGTGGAGTCCGAAAACTCTTATTTGACCCAACGTGCAAGGTTCTTCACCGACAACGAAGGACTGGATGATTATATGGAAGCTCGGGAGGGGATGCACCTGAAAAACGTAGACTTCAAGGAGTACATGATTGCCTTCTCCAACCCCGACCACCATCCTTGGTACATCTCCAACTACGTCTTCTGGACAGCGGCCTTTCTTACTTTATCCTGGCCGTTACGGGTGCTGACTGAATACCGCACGGCATATGTCCATTACCGTGTGGAAAAGCTCTTTGGTGCCGACTACATACCTGTGACGCCCTGCGACGAGAGACCTTACTGTAGACGCATCCCAAGGGTCAACACCATCGACAGCACCGAACTGGAGTGGCACATTCGCTCCAACCAGCAGCTGGTGCCCAGCTACTCCGAAGCGGGTCTGATGGACCTGGCACAACGTTCAGGAGGCGTCAGACAGAACTGCGAACGCTGCCATCGTGCCATCAGCAGCTCCTCTGTGTTCTCCCGAAGCGCCCTCAGCATCTGCAACGGCAGTCCACGGATCCCCTTCAGCGGGAGTCGCTTCTCCATGGGAAGACTGTACGGTTCCCGCCGCAGCTGCTTCTGGAGAAGTGGGAGCGGCAGTATGGATGAACCCGAAAGCCCAAGCGAGAACACGCGATGCCTGTCCGGACGGATCAGTGTTGACGAGGAAGACCCACCGCCCTACCAGGATGCACTGTATTTCCCAGTGCTTATCGTCCATTGCAATGAGAGCTGCCCCAATCATCGCTCCTTCCATAGGAATAGCTCTTGCGTGGAGACGTCTTTATGA